In Pedobacter heparinus DSM 2366, the following are encoded in one genomic region:
- a CDS encoding RagB/SusD family nutrient uptake outer membrane protein — protein MKKMKKMRFMLIVLCILCFSCKKYLDVKPDSSLTVPSTVVDLQMLMENYSTLNSQYPIAGELMADDYYTESWNNLPDNYRDAYIWGGSEFDQDASWLFSYRHILTFNNVLDNIDKVSFKKNEAELVNYVKGSALFFRAFYFYGLTQLFTRQYDPNTAKNDLGIVIRNTSNFNIRSVRSTNEETYEKIISNLKESMDLLPESQSSPNRPTKAAASGLLSRVYLSMKEYANAGNYADKALAAKAELMNFNELNVISNAPIGRFNKEVIFPMTSGSLMPAVALVDSTLVKSYHENDLRKSCFYRPFANGYAFKGDYDGTGFGVRPFIFAGIATDEMYLIKAECQARAGNVNSAMQTLNNLLITRWKTGTFIPLTAQNANEALIHILTERRKELVFRTVRWGDLRRLQNDPLFSVTPKRIVNGQEYTLRPNSPRYVLKIPLKVIQESGIPQNP, from the coding sequence ATGAAAAAAATGAAAAAAATGAGATTTATGCTTATTGTTTTATGCATACTCTGTTTTTCCTGTAAAAAATACCTGGATGTAAAACCTGATTCCTCACTAACGGTACCTAGTACTGTTGTAGACCTCCAAATGCTGATGGAAAATTATTCAACGCTTAATTCTCAATATCCTATTGCTGGAGAATTAATGGCTGATGATTATTATACCGAATCCTGGAATAATTTACCTGATAATTATAGAGATGCTTATATCTGGGGAGGAAGTGAATTTGATCAGGACGCTTCTTGGTTGTTCTCTTATCGACATATACTAACATTTAACAACGTGCTAGACAACATCGATAAGGTTTCTTTTAAAAAGAATGAAGCTGAATTGGTGAATTATGTAAAAGGCAGCGCTTTATTTTTTAGAGCCTTTTATTTTTATGGATTGACACAATTGTTTACGCGACAATATGATCCCAATACAGCGAAAAATGATCTTGGGATTGTAATTCGAAATACTTCTAACTTCAATATACGTTCTGTGAGGTCTACAAATGAAGAAACTTATGAAAAAATCATTTCAAATCTTAAAGAAAGTATGGATTTACTTCCAGAAAGCCAGAGCAGTCCAAATCGACCAACCAAAGCAGCTGCCAGTGGGTTACTATCTAGGGTCTATTTAAGTATGAAGGAGTATGCAAATGCAGGAAATTACGCAGACAAGGCTTTGGCTGCTAAAGCAGAACTAATGAACTTTAATGAATTGAATGTAATCAGTAATGCGCCGATTGGTAGGTTTAATAAGGAGGTGATTTTTCCAATGACCTCAGGGTCTTTGATGCCTGCAGTTGCGTTAGTCGATAGTACGTTGGTGAAATCATATCATGAAAATGACTTGAGAAAAAGCTGTTTCTATCGACCTTTTGCAAATGGTTATGCATTTAAAGGTGATTATGATGGAACAGGCTTTGGTGTTCGCCCGTTTATATTTGCAGGTATTGCTACTGATGAAATGTATCTAATTAAAGCGGAATGTCAGGCAAGGGCTGGAAATGTAAACAGCGCTATGCAAACTTTAAATAATCTTTTGATCACAAGATGGAAAACAGGGACGTTTATACCCCTTACAGCCCAGAATGCGAACGAGGCTTTAATTCATATTCTAACTGAAAGAAGGAAGGAATTGGTCTTCAGGACAGTAAGATGGGGGGATTTGCGGCGATTGCAAAATGATCCTTTGTTTTCTGTAACACCTAAACGTATAGTGAATGGCCAAGAATATACCTTGCGACCTAATAGCCCACGCTATGTATTGAAAATTCCACTCAAAGTAATTCAGGAATCGGGAATTCCACAAAACCCATAA